In Dendropsophus ebraccatus isolate aDenEbr1 chromosome 14, aDenEbr1.pat, whole genome shotgun sequence, the following proteins share a genomic window:
- the LOC138772814 gene encoding disks large-associated protein 4-like, translating to MKGLGDARSRHLSGNLDSHSDTLYVPQERTPYLISSTEAYPPEPRYPENSLHPDCLYPLNNQLSNSSTFPRIHFNSHYEPPEETPPYPTPHAPPAKINRLPASLLDQFEKQLPIHRDGFSTLQFQRQAPEGKDRSESPGRIRHLVHSVQKLFAKSQSLEGGGRASVNGKKGSSEDAKGTKRSKSKERGKGDGKGQPRGGGVSGWWSSDDNLDSDTGSYRNPAGMMTLGRRPDHGTRHFLSGYNTISESMLKASKSNNDLKFTPFQPPSLTLSPLPTPREVLPVGSTASLKRGSWSTLTLSHARDVCQKASATIDKALLKSKSCHQDLSYQYLQVPGGDWSGAPCKDDDIPCRRMRSGSYIKAMGDADSEDSEGSPQPSPKTAARRQSYLKATQQSLSEQSTRQRSLERVDSMDILSPPKFTSWDEDYNQLTESATEESSLCQDAEPRCLLQYQTQELEEQRDRYHSLSQVAEEQRDRYHSLSQVAEEQRDRYHSLSQVAEEPRDRYPLCQVPEEPIERYTLSQVPEEPRERFQLCQVEEEENEQYPLCQEPEEQMERYPLSQVPEEPSVRYPMLAEEKRERYPLVQAMFGESERSRTEAFDLHLPSYFRSRSHSYLRAIQAGCSQDDDTTSLQSMSPPLPITSRTLPRHIGELNLAGPAFADRHISPDSSVSHACPVQPRMG from the exons ATGAAGGGTTTGGGGGACGCCCGTAGCCGGCACCTGTCCGGGAACCTGGACTCTCATTCCGACACCCTGTATGTTCCACAAGAGCGGACACCGTATCTAATCAGCTCCACCGAGGCGTACCCACCGGAACCTCGATACCCCGAGAACTCTCTACACCCCGACTGCCTGTATCCCCTCAACAACCAGCTCTCAAACAGTAGCACCTTTCCTAGAATTCACTTTAATTCCCATTATGAACCTCCCGAGGAGACGCCGCCGTACCCCACGCCTCACGCACCTCCTGCCAAAATCAACCGCCTTCCTGCCAGCCTCCTGGACCAGTTCGAAAAGCAGCTGCCCATCCACAGAGACGGCTTCAGTACGCTTCAGTTCCAAAGGCAAGCCCCCGAGGGCAAGGACCGCAGCGAGAGCCCCGGGCGCATCCGCCATCTAGTCCACTCTGTGCAAAAACTGTTTGCAAAGTCCCAATCCCTGGAGGGTGGCGGAAGGGCCAGCGTCAATGGCAAAAAAGGGTCATCCGAGGACGCCAAGGGAACCAAACGGAGTAAAAGTAAAGAACGTGGGAAGGGGGATGGGAAGGGGCAGCCCCGAGGCGGCGGAGTGTCTGGATGGTGGAGCTCGGATGACAACTTAGACAGCGACACGGGCAGTTATCGCAACCCGGCAGGGATGATGACTCTCGGAAGGCGTCCGGATCACGGAACGCGACACTTCTTGAGTGGATACAATACTATAAGCGAGAGCATGCTAAAAGCATCGAAAAGCAATAATGACCTCAAGTTTACCCCCTTCCAGCCCCCATCACTCACCCTGTCCCCACTGCCTACACCGCGGGAGGTGCTCCCCGTCGGATCAACAGCATCGCTCAAAAGAGGCTCATGGTCGACACTTACACTAAGTCATGCTCGAGACGTGTGTCAGAAGGCATCGGCCACCATAGACAAAGCGCTGCTCAAGTCTAAGTCCTGTCACCAGGATCTCAGCTACCAGTATCTGCAG GTGCCGGGCGGAGACTGGAGCGGAGCGCCGTGTAAGGACGATGACATCCCGTGCCGGCGGATGCGCAGTGGAAGCTACATTAAAGCTATGGGGGATGCCGACAGCGAAGACTCCGAAGGAAGTCCCCAACCGTCCCCCAAAACCGCAGCAAGGAGGCAGAGCTACCTCAAGGCCACGCAACAGTCGCTGAGCGAGCAGAGCACCAGGCAGAG GAGTCTGGAACGTGTGGACTCCATGGACATCTTGTCCCCTCCAAAGTTTACGAGCTGGGATGAGGATTACAATCAGCTGACTGAGAGCGCGACGGAGGAGAGCAGTCTATGTCAG GATGCTGAGCCCCGCTGTCTGCTGCAGTACCAAACACAGGAACTAGAAGAGCAGAGGGACCGATATCACTCCCTCAGCCAGGTGGCCGAGGAGCAGAGGGATCGGTATCACTCCCTTAGTCAGGTGGCCGAGGAGCAGAGGGACCGGTATCACTCCCTCAGTCAGGTGGCCGAGGAGCCGAGGGATCGCTATCCATTGTGCCAAGTCCCAGAGGAGCCAATAGAAAGATACACTTTAAGTCAAGTTCCCGAGGAACCTCGAGAGAGATTTCAGCTTTGCCAAGTAGAGGAAGAAGAGAATGAACAATATCCACTGTGTCAGGAGCCGGAGGAGCAGATGGAGCGGTACCCCTTGTCTCAAGTCCCCGAGGAGCCCAGTGTAAGATACCCAATGTTAGCAGAAGAGAAGCGAGAGCGTTACCCCTTGGTCCAGGCCATGTTTGGGGAATCGGAACGGTCCCGGACCGAAGCTTTTGACCTCCATCTACCCAGTTACTTCCGCTCGCGCAGCCACAGCTACCTCCGTGCCATCCAGGCTGGCTGCTCGCAGGACGACGACACAACGTCCCTCCAGTCCATGTCACCCCCTTTACCCATCACCAGCCGGACTCTACCCAGACACATCGGTGAGTTAAACCTAGCGGGACCAGCATTTGCTGATCGTCACATTTCACCCGACTCATCAGTTTCCCATGCATGCCCAGTCCAGCCGAGAATGGGTTAA